From a single Arachis hypogaea cultivar Tifrunner chromosome 3, arahy.Tifrunner.gnm2.J5K5, whole genome shotgun sequence genomic region:
- the LOC112791701 gene encoding E3 ubiquitin-protein ligase WAVH1 produces the protein MVTGWRKTFCTSMPKANALTHKHDPNLTFYSNPSTPNSDSYSPKLECRTTCSLPNSPSQLQLTNNTTVTLTPSTFSYLLKSTLRLSKNRCGICTQGVKAGQGTAIFTAECSHTFHFPCIAAHVRMRQLLTCPVCSATWKQLTVADKNTPPHHNQHAKTTPSVKLYNDDEPLASPTSVSAFVPIPESGEENEDEENQVSTHFPGFHVSPSSPLKTRRTVEVCLSPEAAIVASNRSYDTYVAVLKVKAPACDSAAPRQPIDLVAVIDVGGVSSAEDLRALKRAMRVVISSLGSTDRLSVVAFSGGSKRLFPLRRMAGKGQRAARRVVDALAAVERSRGRAPARNDALKKAAKVLEDRREKNPVGKIVLISNDSEDRPLSVTSFSHLEIADRNCACWQDSALAQRVGNVLNLAAQDLKLELRVSSRSSPTEIAAVYSVSAGVLVLSPDSVVIGDLHAEEERELVVEFRVPAGTIARGTYHHIISVRCSHRDPFTQELVHSKERAVSVPRPHAVGSSDTTIERLRSLHISSRAVADSRQLSAKNDLAGAVRLLSSARDLLIQPSRDSNCAKDNEFLQWLEAEQSQLKRQIQSQKSCANNCLEEKLEPFTPMSAWRAAERLAKLAKMRKSMNRVSDLHGFENARF, from the exons ATGGTAACAGGGTGGAGAAAGACGTTTTGCACATCCATGCCCAAAGCCAATGCATTAACCCACAAGCACGATCCCAACCTCACTTTTTATTCCAACCCATCAACTCCAAACTCAGATTCTTACAGCCCCAAACTTGAATGCCGAACTACTTGCTCCCTTCCCAACAGCCCCAGTCAACTCCAATTGACCAACAACACCACTGTTACACTTACTCCCTCAACTTTCTCATACCTTCTCAAATCCACCTTACGCCTTTCCAAG aacCGATGTGGAATATGTACGCAGGGGGTCAAAGCTGGACAAGGAACCGCAATTTTCACAGCGGAATGCTCTCACACCTTTCACTTCCCATGCATCGCTGCTCACGTGAGGATGCGCCAGCTCCTCACGTGCCCCGTATGCAGTGCCACCTGGAAGCAGCTTACCGTAGCAGATAAAAACACCCCGCCGCACCACAACCAACACGCCAAAACGACGCCGTCCGTTAAGCTCTACAACGACGACGAGCCACTTGCCTCTCCAACCTCTGTTTCGGCCTTCGTCCCCATACCTGAATCCGGAGAAGAAAACGAAGACGAAGAAAATCAAGTATCAACGCATTTTCCAGGCTTCCACGTGTCCCCATCTTCGCCGTTGAAAACCAGAAGAACGGTTGAAGTGTGCTTGTCACCGGAAGCTGCTATTGTTGCTTCTAACAGAAGCTATGATACCTACGTCGCTGTTCTCAAGGTGAAGGCTCCGGCGTGTGATTCGGCGGCACCTCGTCAGCCGATTGATCTGGTAGCGGTGATCGACGTCGGCGGGGTCTCGTCCGCCGAGGACCTTCGAGCGCTCAAGCGTGCGATGCGAGTCGTGATATCGTCGCTCGGCTCCACCGACCGTCTCTCTGTCGTGGCGTTCTCCGGCGGATCCAAGCGGCTGTTTCCATTGCGGAGGATGGCCGGAAAGGGCCAGAGGGCCGCGCGCCGAGTCGTGGACGCTCTTGCTGCAGTAGAGCGGAGCCGCGGCCGAGCTCCGGCGAGGAACGACGCCCTGAAGAAGGCCGCAAAGGTTCTGGAAGACCGGAGGGAGAAGAATCCCGTTGGAAAGATCGTGCTCATCTCGAACGATAGTGAGGACCGCCCGTTATCTGTCACGAGTTTCTCTCATCTTGAAATAGCAGATCGCAACTGCGCGTGTTGGCAGGATAGCGCGCTGGCTCAGCGAGTAGGGAATGTGTTGAATTTGGCAGCTCAGGACCTTAAACTCGAATTGAGAGTGTCGTCGCGTTCATCGCCAACGGAGATTGCTGCCGTGTATTCTGTTTCTGCGGGTGTTCTCGTTCTCTCACCGGATTCCGTCGTCATTGGAGATCTCCACGCCGAAGAGGAGAGGGAGTTAGTGGTGGAGTTTAGAGTCCCAGCCGGAACCATCGCCCGTGGGACCTACCACCACATCATTTCCGTACGTTGCTCACACCGCGACCCCTTCACCCAAGAGCTTGTTCATTCAAAGGAGCGTGCCGTCAGTGTTCCGCGTCCCCATGCCGTTGGATCTTCGGATACAACAATAGAACGGCTGAGAAGCCTCCACATCAGCAGTCGAGCTGTAGCCGACTCGAGACAATTGTCGGCTAAAAATGATTTGGCTGGAGCCGTTCGCTTGCTCTCATCAGCTCGAGACCTGCTGATTCAGCCAAGCCGTGATTCAAATTGCGCCAAAGACAATGAGTTCCTGCAATGGCTTGAAGCTGAACAAAGCCAGCTGAAGCGCCAAATTCAGAGTCAAAAGTCGTGTGCAAACAATTGCTTGGAAGAGAAGCTGGAGCCATTTACGCCAATGTCAGCTTGGCGAGCCGCAGAGCGACTTGCAAAATTGGCTAAGATGAGAAAGTCCATGAATAGAGTCAGTGACCTGCACGGATTTGAGAATGCCAGATTTTAA